The following are encoded in a window of Halosolutus halophilus genomic DNA:
- a CDS encoding TIGR03557 family F420-dependent LLM class oxidoreductase yields MTQLGLKLTSELHGPDDLVEYAQLADESAFDFAMISDHYHPWTATQGESPMVWNVIGAISRATDDLRLGTGVTCPTTRIHPAIVAQAAATAGAQLPGRFFLGVGTGENLNEHVTGERWPEHDVRLAKLEEAIDIVRTLWEGETTSYDGEYYTVENARLFTLPDEPPPIPIAADGPKAARLAGEVGDGLIGVSPDPELIEAFETAGGDEPRYGEVTVCYDEDTQTAVERAADLWPVEGLPGELMWELPTPAHFEQATEIVSEDDVAELITCGPDPDEHVETIEEYVDAGYDHVVVHQIGSNQAAFVDFYEESVLPALS; encoded by the coding sequence ATGACACAGCTCGGCCTCAAACTCACCTCCGAACTGCACGGGCCGGACGACCTCGTCGAGTACGCCCAGCTCGCGGACGAATCGGCCTTCGACTTCGCGATGATTTCCGATCACTACCACCCGTGGACCGCGACCCAGGGCGAGAGCCCGATGGTTTGGAACGTGATCGGCGCCATCTCGCGAGCGACCGACGACCTGCGGCTGGGAACCGGCGTGACCTGTCCGACGACGCGGATCCACCCGGCGATCGTCGCGCAGGCGGCTGCCACCGCCGGCGCGCAACTCCCCGGCCGGTTTTTCCTCGGCGTCGGGACCGGCGAGAACCTGAACGAGCACGTCACGGGCGAGCGCTGGCCCGAACACGACGTTCGGCTGGCGAAACTCGAGGAAGCGATCGACATCGTTCGAACGCTCTGGGAGGGCGAAACGACGAGTTACGACGGCGAGTACTACACCGTCGAGAACGCGCGGCTCTTTACGCTTCCCGACGAACCGCCGCCGATCCCGATCGCCGCCGACGGCCCGAAGGCGGCCCGTCTCGCCGGCGAGGTCGGCGACGGCCTCATCGGCGTCAGTCCCGATCCGGAGCTGATCGAAGCGTTCGAAACCGCGGGCGGCGACGAGCCGCGGTACGGGGAAGTCACCGTCTGTTACGACGAGGACACGCAGACGGCGGTCGAACGGGCGGCCGACCTGTGGCCAGTGGAGGGGCTCCCCGGCGAACTCATGTGGGAACTCCCGACGCCTGCTCACTTCGAACAGGCGACCGAGATCGTCTCCGAGGACGACGTCGCGGAACTGATCACCTGCGGTCCCGACCCCGACGAACACGTCGAGACGATCGAGGAGTACGTCGACGCCGGGTACGATCACGTCGTGGTCCACCAGATCGGATCGAACCAGGCCGCGTTCGTCGACTTCTACGAAGAATCGGTGCTGCCGGCCCTCAGCTAG
- a CDS encoding protein translocase SEC61 complex subunit gamma: protein MDVPYDLTSYVRVLKMATTPTTEEFLQVSKIAGAGIVLVGLIGFLIGAVMLYLPGGGV, encoded by the coding sequence ATGGACGTTCCGTACGACCTCACCTCGTACGTTCGGGTGTTGAAAATGGCGACGACACCCACGACCGAGGAGTTCCTTCAGGTATCGAAAATAGCCGGTGCAGGGATCGTCCTCGTCGGCCTCATCGGCTTCCTCATCGGTGCCGTCATGCTGTACCTCCCCGGTGGTGGCGTGTAA
- a CDS encoding transcription elongation factor Spt5, producing MGIFAVKTTASQERTVADMIINREENEIHAALAPDSLTSYVMVEADGDAVLERVLEDIPHARSIVPGKSDISEVEHFLSPKPDVEGIAEGDIVELIAGPFKGEKAQVQRIDEGKDQVTVELYEATVPIPVTVRGDQIRVLDSDER from the coding sequence ATGGGCATCTTCGCCGTGAAGACGACCGCGAGTCAGGAGCGGACCGTCGCCGACATGATCATCAACCGCGAGGAGAACGAGATCCACGCCGCGCTCGCGCCGGACTCGCTGACCTCGTACGTCATGGTCGAGGCGGACGGTGACGCGGTCCTCGAGCGCGTCCTGGAGGACATCCCCCACGCTCGCAGCATCGTCCCCGGCAAGTCGGACATCTCGGAGGTCGAGCACTTCCTGTCGCCGAAACCGGACGTCGAGGGGATCGCCGAGGGCGACATCGTCGAACTCATCGCCGGCCCGTTCAAGGGTGAGAAAGCACAGGTCCAGCGTATCGACGAAGGCAAGGACCAGGTGACGGTCGAACTGTACGAGGCGACGGTTCCGATTCCCGTGACGGTCCGGGGCGATCAGATCCGCGTGCTCGACAGTGACGAGCGCTAA
- a CDS encoding DUF7565 family protein, translating to MAWQCGISGCGSMFEEVESAVVHQATEHERRECKVCGTVVPDGYLAIRHAFTEHSRAEYVRAYGASSEAVREREELLDEIAEVADMETIAKRLKR from the coding sequence ATGGCCTGGCAATGCGGCATCAGCGGCTGCGGTTCGATGTTCGAAGAGGTCGAGTCGGCGGTGGTCCATCAGGCGACGGAGCACGAACGCCGCGAGTGCAAAGTCTGTGGAACCGTCGTTCCGGACGGTTATCTCGCGATCCGTCACGCGTTCACCGAACACAGCCGTGCCGAGTACGTCCGCGCGTACGGCGCCAGCTCCGAAGCGGTCCGCGAGCGGGAAGAACTCCTCGACGAGATCGCTGAGGTCGCCGACATGGAGACGATCGCCAAGCGACTCAAGCGATAA
- a CDS encoding PHP domain-containing protein, giving the protein MSDGAKFRVDCHVKVLDDRVVERARRAGLDAIVYAPHFTRLPEIRRRAAEYSSDDLVVVPAREVFTGSWKNRKHVLALGLEEPVPDFISLEAAMDEFERQDATVLAPHPEFANVSLTEADIHEYADAIDAVEIFNPKHLPSHNRRARKLTDTLSLPPFTSSYAHLPSSVGISYTAFESQFETDAELIDALADGVARRVVYKNGLERVRTTATELVHLGYENTWKKADRLFLSGIEPTHPRHIAYDGRFDDVAVY; this is encoded by the coding sequence GTGAGCGATGGAGCGAAGTTCCGAGTCGACTGTCACGTGAAGGTGCTCGACGATCGGGTCGTCGAACGCGCCAGACGTGCCGGCCTCGACGCGATCGTCTACGCGCCCCACTTCACGCGGCTGCCCGAGATCCGCCGACGGGCGGCCGAGTACTCGAGCGACGACCTGGTGGTCGTCCCCGCTCGGGAGGTATTCACCGGGTCGTGGAAGAATCGCAAGCACGTCCTCGCACTGGGACTCGAAGAGCCAGTACCGGACTTCATCTCGCTCGAGGCGGCGATGGACGAGTTCGAACGCCAGGACGCGACGGTCCTCGCGCCACACCCCGAGTTCGCCAACGTGAGCCTCACCGAGGCCGATATCCACGAGTACGCGGACGCCATCGACGCCGTCGAAATTTTCAATCCGAAACACCTCCCCTCGCACAACCGCCGCGCACGCAAACTCACCGATACGCTGTCGCTCCCGCCGTTCACGTCGTCGTACGCCCACCTCCCGAGTTCCGTGGGGATTTCGTACACCGCGTTCGAGAGCCAGTTCGAAACCGACGCCGAACTGATCGACGCGCTCGCCGACGGCGTCGCTCGGCGGGTCGTCTACAAGAACGGCCTGGAACGGGTTCGAACGACCGCCACCGAACTCGTCCACCTCGGGTACGAGAACACCTGGAAGAAGGCCGATCGACTCTTCCTCTCGGGGATCGAGCCCACGCATCCGCGCCACATCGCGTACGACGGCCGGTTCGACGACGTGGCGGTCTACTGA
- a CDS encoding Mut7-C RNAse domain-containing protein, whose product MHLLLDVMCGGIDSYLRMCGYDTVYAGDRGLEEDDEVLALARDEDRTLITRDVDLAARADESLLLESREVDAQLAELAAAGLDLTLTSDPEFCGRCNGPLEPVPETDSTPDYAPDPGSIDVWHCEACGQHFWRGSHWDRVARTLSEIDRDGEPDSP is encoded by the coding sequence ATGCACCTGCTTCTCGACGTCATGTGCGGCGGGATAGACTCCTACCTGCGAATGTGTGGCTACGACACCGTCTACGCCGGCGATCGCGGTCTCGAGGAAGACGACGAGGTACTCGCGCTCGCCCGCGACGAGGATCGGACGCTGATCACGCGCGACGTCGACCTCGCAGCCCGCGCCGACGAGTCGCTCCTCCTCGAGTCGCGCGAGGTCGACGCCCAACTCGCGGAACTCGCGGCGGCGGGACTCGACCTCACTCTCACGTCCGATCCCGAGTTCTGCGGCCGGTGTAACGGCCCGCTCGAACCGGTTCCGGAAACCGACTCGACGCCCGACTACGCGCCGGATCCCGGATCGATCGACGTCTGGCACTGTGAGGCCTGCGGCCAGCACTTCTGGCGCGGGAGCCACTGGGATCGGGTGGCGCGAACGCTGTCGGAAATCGACCGAGACGGGGAGCCGGACTCGCCGTGA
- the polX gene encoding DNA polymerase/3'-5' exonuclease PolX, with protein MATNAEIAGRFEEFADLLEADDVEYKPRAYRRAADNIRAHPSPIADYVEDDNRDRIEDIDGVGDAIASKIVEYVETGEIEELEELRADLPIDIADITRIEGVGPKTAGKLYRELGIETLDDLEDAAEAGEIQEVSGFGPKTERNILDNLEFARTIGQRQLLGEARPLADDVLAFLESIDAVDRCEVAGSIRRWRATIGDVDVLVGTESNEDVIDAFVNWDSVDSEIESGPDKASVRVGEIRVDLRVVVPDEFGSALQYFTGSKDHNVSLRNYAIDRGMKLNEYGAFDVSEAGRASGGRTESDGEIDDPDAGQRAGERVAGETEEGMYEALDLEWMPPELREDRGEIDAAASGELPDLVTRDDVRGDLHTHTGWSDGNNTISEMVEAAETRGYDYFGIADHAEGPGVVGDMGLTDTQILEQVESIREVDAAADVEVFAGIEANVDAGGEIDLGDEVIEELDVIVASPHSALDQDAETATERLVRAIENPAIDVLGHPSGRLLNDRSGLTFDATALGEAAAASDTALEVNSNPRRLDLWGSAVQAAIEAGGSIVINTDAHQPSTLEFMRWGVHTARRGWAEPADVINTWELAELRAFLH; from the coding sequence ATGGCGACGAACGCCGAGATCGCCGGCCGCTTCGAGGAGTTCGCCGACCTGCTCGAGGCCGACGACGTCGAGTACAAACCCCGCGCGTACCGTCGCGCCGCCGACAACATCCGTGCCCATCCCTCGCCGATCGCCGACTACGTCGAAGACGACAACCGCGACCGGATCGAGGACATCGACGGCGTCGGGGACGCCATCGCGTCGAAGATCGTCGAGTACGTCGAGACCGGCGAGATCGAGGAACTCGAGGAACTGCGCGCGGACCTCCCGATCGACATCGCGGACATCACCCGGATCGAGGGCGTCGGCCCGAAGACCGCCGGGAAGCTCTATCGGGAGTTGGGGATCGAGACGCTCGACGATCTGGAGGACGCGGCCGAGGCCGGTGAGATCCAGGAGGTCTCGGGATTCGGCCCCAAAACCGAACGGAACATCCTCGACAATCTCGAGTTCGCCCGGACGATCGGCCAGCGGCAGTTGCTCGGCGAGGCGCGCCCGCTCGCCGACGACGTGCTCGCCTTCCTCGAGTCGATCGACGCGGTCGATCGCTGCGAGGTCGCGGGATCGATCCGCCGGTGGCGCGCGACGATCGGCGACGTGGACGTCCTCGTCGGCACCGAGTCGAACGAGGACGTGATCGACGCGTTCGTGAACTGGGATTCGGTCGACAGCGAGATCGAGTCCGGCCCCGATAAGGCGAGCGTCCGCGTCGGCGAGATTCGGGTCGACCTCCGCGTGGTCGTCCCCGACGAGTTCGGCTCAGCCCTGCAGTACTTCACCGGTAGCAAGGATCACAACGTCTCCCTGCGCAACTACGCGATCGATCGGGGAATGAAGCTGAACGAGTACGGCGCGTTCGACGTGAGCGAGGCGGGACGCGCCTCGGGGGGTCGGACGGAGTCCGACGGTGAGATCGACGATCCCGACGCGGGTCAACGCGCGGGCGAGCGGGTCGCCGGCGAGACCGAGGAAGGGATGTACGAAGCGCTGGATCTCGAGTGGATGCCGCCGGAACTGCGCGAGGATCGCGGCGAGATCGACGCCGCGGCGAGCGGCGAGTTGCCGGACCTGGTCACTCGAGACGACGTCCGGGGCGACCTGCACACCCACACCGGCTGGTCGGACGGCAACAACACCATCTCGGAGATGGTCGAGGCGGCCGAGACACGCGGCTACGACTACTTCGGGATCGCGGACCACGCCGAGGGGCCGGGCGTCGTCGGCGACATGGGACTCACGGACACCCAGATCCTCGAACAGGTCGAGTCCATCCGCGAGGTCGACGCCGCGGCCGACGTCGAGGTCTTCGCCGGTATCGAGGCGAACGTCGACGCGGGCGGCGAGATCGATCTCGGCGACGAGGTGATCGAGGAACTGGACGTGATCGTCGCCTCGCCCCACAGCGCGCTCGATCAGGACGCCGAGACGGCCACGGAGCGACTCGTCCGGGCGATCGAGAATCCCGCGATCGACGTGCTGGGCCACCCGAGCGGTCGCCTGCTCAACGACAGATCGGGGCTGACGTTCGACGCGACTGCGCTCGGCGAGGCCGCGGCCGCCTCGGACACAGCGCTGGAGGTCAACAGCAACCCGCGACGACTCGACCTCTGGGGGAGCGCCGTCCAGGCCGCGATCGAGGCCGGTGGTTCGATCGTGATCAACACCGACGCCCACCAGCCGTCGACGCTGGAGTTCATGCGCTGGGGGGTCCACACCGCGCGCCGCGGCTGGGCCGAACCCGCGGACGTGATCAACACCTGGGAACTCGCGGAACTGCGGGCGTTCCTGCACTGA
- a CDS encoding DUF5788 family protein, translating into MQPYERKQLLERVEREGATVGADIPETITVQGEAIDLQQFVFEIKRRETVPRGERDRVEQAKRNLRRERIERLERIEEGAISREEGEELAQSVIGIDRALNALESLGPTDLEREQQAQQAADTKRWMSFLKKALGQEDEGAARRGR; encoded by the coding sequence GTGCAACCGTACGAGCGCAAGCAACTGCTCGAGCGCGTCGAGCGCGAGGGCGCGACCGTCGGGGCCGACATCCCGGAGACGATCACGGTGCAGGGGGAGGCGATCGATCTCCAGCAGTTCGTCTTCGAGATCAAGCGCCGCGAGACGGTCCCGCGCGGCGAGCGCGACCGCGTCGAGCAGGCGAAACGGAACCTGCGACGCGAGCGCATCGAGCGACTCGAGCGCATCGAAGAGGGCGCGATCAGTCGCGAGGAGGGCGAGGAACTCGCACAGAGCGTCATCGGGATCGATCGCGCGTTGAACGCACTCGAGAGTCTCGGCCCGACCGACCTCGAGCGCGAGCAGCAGGCCCAGCAGGCCGCAGACACGAAACGCTGGATGTCGTTCCTGAAGAAGGCGCTCGGGCAGGAGGACGAGGGCGCCGCACGGAGGGGTCGGTGA
- a CDS encoding rhomboid family intramembrane serine protease, protein MATCDVCGKDESMPYNCRHCGGTYCSEHRLPENHDCTSLNNWNDPQGVFDSGFDDSVDSGGKSKSASLAAKLPIDTGPGGPLGYFRGNMTYTFLALMWITYAAQFFTLYLLRSPALHEALFVLSPGQPEFVWTWFTSIFAHAPFPNFFHIVGNSIVIFFFGPLVERYVGSRNFAILFLVSGALAGLGQIGITAAQGGATGVLGASGAALAIMGVLTILNPGLKVYLYFILPIPIWILTGGYAVFSVFFLTAGGGGTVAHMAHLVGLAIGLGYGEYVKRTQNVRTPNQFQLGGGPGGPGGPGGPGGPGGPGRGRF, encoded by the coding sequence ATGGCTACGTGCGACGTGTGTGGGAAAGACGAAAGCATGCCGTACAACTGCCGGCATTGCGGGGGAACCTACTGTTCGGAGCACCGGTTGCCGGAGAACCACGACTGTACCAGTCTGAACAACTGGAACGATCCGCAGGGCGTCTTCGACAGCGGCTTCGACGACAGCGTCGACTCGGGCGGCAAATCCAAGTCGGCCAGCCTGGCGGCGAAACTTCCGATCGACACCGGGCCGGGCGGGCCGCTCGGGTACTTCCGGGGGAACATGACGTACACGTTCCTCGCGTTGATGTGGATTACGTACGCCGCGCAGTTTTTCACCCTCTACTTGCTCAGATCGCCCGCCTTGCACGAGGCGCTGTTTGTCCTCTCGCCGGGCCAACCGGAATTCGTCTGGACCTGGTTCACCTCGATCTTCGCCCACGCGCCGTTTCCCAACTTCTTCCACATCGTCGGAAACAGTATCGTGATATTCTTTTTCGGCCCGCTCGTTGAGCGCTACGTCGGGTCGCGAAACTTCGCGATTCTGTTTCTCGTCAGCGGCGCTCTCGCCGGCCTCGGGCAGATCGGAATCACAGCCGCACAGGGCGGGGCGACCGGCGTCCTCGGCGCTAGCGGTGCCGCGCTGGCGATTATGGGCGTCCTGACGATCCTCAACCCCGGGCTCAAAGTGTACCTGTACTTCATTCTCCCGATCCCGATCTGGATTCTCACCGGCGGCTACGCGGTCTTCAGTGTCTTCTTCCTCACCGCAGGCGGCGGCGGGACCGTCGCCCACATGGCCCACCTCGTCGGCCTCGCGATCGGCCTGGGATACGGTGAGTACGTCAAGCGGACCCAGAACGTCCGCACGCCGAACCAGTTCCAGCTCGGCGGTGGTCCCGGCGGGCCAGGCGGCCCCGGTGGGCCGGGCGGACCCGGCGGCCCCGGTCGCGGCCGGTTCTGA
- a CDS encoding endonuclease V, which translates to MDPVRPDLVPDAELSRDEMEALQRDIAAAAVFTDDVPIDPGLLSNPLAAAASEGEPPIVAGVDQSFLQDEDGTEDRALSAVVAMQGGEVIERVHAVTPLEIPYIPGLLSFREGRPILAALEELSVDPDLLLFDGSGRIHFRQAGIATHMGVVLDAPCIGVAKSLLCGRPRSDVENLAEGTRVAIEANARVDAPEGTLIGYAVQTRQYDSPDRYINPLYVSPGHRVGPETAADVVLALTTSYKLPEPVRLADSYADEAKRDALD; encoded by the coding sequence ATGGATCCAGTTCGTCCCGACCTCGTCCCCGACGCCGAGCTATCCCGCGACGAGATGGAGGCTCTCCAGCGCGACATCGCCGCGGCCGCCGTCTTCACCGACGACGTGCCGATCGATCCCGGGCTCCTCTCGAACCCGCTCGCGGCGGCGGCGAGCGAAGGTGAGCCGCCGATCGTCGCCGGCGTGGACCAGTCCTTTCTCCAGGACGAGGACGGGACCGAGGATCGCGCCCTGAGCGCCGTCGTCGCGATGCAGGGCGGCGAAGTGATCGAGCGCGTGCACGCGGTGACGCCCCTCGAAATTCCGTACATCCCCGGTCTCCTCTCCTTTCGCGAGGGACGGCCTATCCTCGCCGCGCTCGAGGAACTGTCCGTCGACCCCGATCTGCTCCTGTTCGACGGCAGCGGCCGCATCCACTTCCGGCAGGCGGGCATCGCGACCCACATGGGCGTCGTGCTGGACGCGCCGTGTATCGGCGTCGCCAAGAGCCTCCTCTGTGGCCGGCCGCGATCGGACGTCGAGAATCTGGCGGAGGGGACACGGGTCGCGATCGAGGCGAACGCGAGGGTCGACGCGCCCGAGGGCACGCTGATCGGCTACGCCGTCCAGACCCGCCAGTACGACTCGCCCGATCGGTACATCAATCCGCTCTACGTGAGTCCAGGCCACCGCGTCGGCCCCGAGACCGCCGCGGACGTCGTCCTCGCGCTCACCACGTCGTACAAACTGCCGGAGCCGGTTCGACTGGCGGACAGCTACGCCGACGAGGCGAAGCGGGACGCCCTCGACTGA